The following are encoded in a window of Arthrobacter sp. OAP107 genomic DNA:
- a CDS encoding CoA-acylating methylmalonate-semialdehyde dehydrogenase, translating to MVRELSHYIGGRRVDGTSGRYGDVFDPCTGEVQAKVPLAAAEEVRNAVANAEKAQPEWGAMNAQRRGRILLKFVDLVNENMDELAALLSSEHGKTLPDARGDIQRGIEVVEFAAGAPHLLKGEFSDDAGSGIDVHSMRQPLGVVAGITPFNFPAMIPLWKSGPALAAGNAFILKPSERDPSVPLRLAELYSQAGVPDGVFNVVNGDKEAVDALLEDERVKAIGFVGSTPIAQYIYATAAAHGKRAQCFGGAKNHMVIMPDADLDMAADALIGAGYGSAGERCMAVSVAVPVGEKTANDLVARLQERIKSLKVGHSTAKDSDFGPVVTPAAKERIEGYIKSGEEEGASLLVDGRGLAVDGYEGGFWVGPTLFDNVTKDMKIYREEIFGPVLSVLRASDYDEALRLCSENEFGNGVAIFTRDGDAARDFASRVQVGMVGINVPIPVPIAYYTFGGWKASGFGDLNQHGADAFRFYTKTKTVTSRWPSGIRQGASFIMPEGS from the coding sequence ATGGTTCGCGAACTTTCCCACTACATTGGCGGCAGGCGGGTCGACGGCACGTCCGGCCGGTACGGCGACGTCTTTGATCCCTGCACCGGGGAGGTCCAGGCCAAGGTGCCGCTGGCGGCCGCGGAGGAAGTCCGCAATGCGGTCGCGAACGCCGAGAAGGCCCAGCCGGAGTGGGGCGCCATGAACGCCCAGCGGCGCGGCCGCATCCTGCTCAAGTTCGTGGATCTCGTCAACGAGAACATGGACGAGCTCGCCGCCCTTCTCTCGTCGGAACACGGAAAGACCCTCCCCGATGCCAGGGGCGACATCCAGCGCGGCATCGAGGTGGTGGAGTTCGCGGCCGGTGCCCCGCACCTGCTCAAGGGCGAATTCTCCGATGACGCCGGCTCGGGCATCGACGTGCACTCCATGCGCCAGCCGCTGGGCGTTGTTGCCGGCATTACGCCGTTCAACTTTCCTGCCATGATCCCGTTGTGGAAGTCCGGCCCGGCGCTCGCGGCCGGCAACGCCTTCATCCTTAAGCCGTCCGAACGCGATCCTTCCGTGCCGCTGCGGCTGGCCGAGCTCTATTCCCAGGCAGGGGTGCCGGACGGCGTCTTCAACGTGGTCAACGGTGACAAGGAGGCCGTGGACGCGCTCCTCGAGGATGAACGCGTCAAGGCGATCGGTTTCGTGGGTTCCACCCCTATTGCGCAGTACATCTACGCGACGGCGGCCGCCCACGGCAAGCGGGCGCAGTGCTTCGGCGGCGCCAAGAACCACATGGTGATCATGCCCGACGCAGACCTGGACATGGCCGCCGATGCCCTGATCGGGGCCGGTTACGGGTCAGCCGGCGAACGCTGCATGGCAGTTTCCGTGGCTGTCCCCGTGGGGGAGAAGACCGCGAACGACCTTGTGGCACGGCTGCAGGAGCGGATCAAATCACTCAAAGTGGGCCACAGCACGGCCAAGGACTCCGACTTCGGGCCGGTGGTGACGCCAGCCGCCAAGGAACGGATCGAGGGTTACATCAAGTCCGGCGAGGAGGAGGGCGCCTCACTCCTGGTTGACGGCCGCGGCCTGGCCGTCGACGGGTACGAGGGCGGTTTCTGGGTTGGCCCCACGCTGTTCGACAACGTCACCAAGGACATGAAGATCTACCGCGAGGAGATCTTCGGCCCCGTGCTCAGCGTTCTCCGCGCGTCCGACTATGACGAGGCCCTGCGGCTCTGCAGCGAGAACGAGTTTGGCAACGGTGTGGCCATCTTCACCCGTGACGGGGATGCCGCCCGGGACTTCGCCAGCCGGGTGCAGGTGGGCATGGTTGGCATCAACGTCCCCATTCCGGTGCCCATTGCCTACTACACCTTCGGCGGCTGGAAGGCGTCCGGGTTCGGCGACCTCAACCAGCACGGCGCCGATGCGTTCCGCTTCTACACCAAGACCAAGACCGTGACCTCGCGCTGGCCCTCCGGTATCCGGCAGGGCGCCAGCTTCATCATGCCGGAAGGAAGCTGA
- a CDS encoding exodeoxyribonuclease III has translation MKIATWNVNSLRARADRVEAWLQRSDCDVLAIQETKCKDDNFPWELFERMGYEVAHFGVNQWNGVAIASRVGLEDVERGFTDQPHFGKAGKDPVQEARAMAATCGGVRVWSLYVPNGRSLDDEHMPYKLKWLDALKNHAADWISEDPSKQVALMGDWNIAPTDDDVWDIDLFLTQGYTHVSEPERAAFRAFESVGYSDVVRPHTPGPGVYTYWDYTQLRFPKKEGMRIDFVLASPALASRVSGASIDREERKGKGASDHAPVIVELTD, from the coding sequence GTGAAGATAGCTACCTGGAATGTGAACTCGCTGCGTGCCCGTGCCGACCGTGTGGAGGCGTGGCTGCAGCGCTCCGATTGCGATGTCCTGGCCATTCAGGAAACCAAGTGCAAGGACGACAACTTTCCGTGGGAGCTCTTCGAGCGCATGGGCTACGAGGTGGCGCACTTCGGCGTCAACCAGTGGAACGGCGTGGCCATCGCGTCGCGGGTTGGCCTGGAGGACGTCGAACGCGGCTTCACGGACCAGCCGCACTTCGGCAAGGCCGGCAAGGATCCGGTCCAGGAAGCCCGCGCCATGGCGGCAACCTGCGGCGGCGTCCGCGTGTGGAGCCTCTACGTGCCCAACGGCCGCTCCCTCGACGACGAGCACATGCCCTACAAGCTCAAGTGGCTTGATGCCCTGAAGAACCACGCTGCCGACTGGATCTCCGAGGACCCGTCCAAGCAGGTCGCGCTGATGGGCGACTGGAACATCGCCCCCACGGACGACGACGTCTGGGACATTGACCTGTTCCTCACCCAGGGCTACACCCATGTCAGCGAGCCCGAGCGCGCCGCGTTCCGCGCCTTCGAGTCGGTGGGCTACTCCGACGTCGTGCGCCCGCACACCCCGGGCCCGGGCGTCTACACCTACTGGGACTACACCCAGCTGCGCTTCCCCAAGAAGGAGGGCATGCGGATCGACTTCGTGCTCGCCTCGCCGGCGCTCGCCTCGCGCGTTTCCGGCGCGTCGATCGACCGCGAGGAGCGCAAGGGCAAGGGCGCGTCCGACCACGCACCGGTGATTGTGGAACTGACCGACTGA